In Nitratireductor basaltis, the following are encoded in one genomic region:
- a CDS encoding protein-L-isoaspartate(D-aspartate) O-methyltransferase, which produces MSETGSDREGFAALMLRMRARGIGSKALFEAIENTPRASFVPAEFRDAVWSNRTVPIACGETLEACDFQAAMIAALDLQPGNRLLEIGTGSGYTSAVMARLCDKVLTLDRYKTLIQQAQLRHEHLGLTNIVARQSDGREGAAEGPFDRIIVWASFEELPRKFVDQLTSGGIMIAPIGPGEDVQTMTHLTKVGSRFEKVELETTRLQPLAAGVAEAI; this is translated from the coding sequence ATGAGCGAGACCGGCAGCGACAGGGAGGGGTTTGCGGCCCTGATGCTGCGCATGCGCGCACGGGGCATAGGATCGAAGGCACTCTTCGAGGCAATTGAAAACACACCACGCGCGAGTTTCGTGCCCGCCGAATTCCGTGATGCGGTCTGGTCGAACCGCACCGTTCCGATCGCGTGTGGAGAGACCCTGGAAGCCTGCGATTTCCAGGCCGCCATGATTGCCGCACTTGATCTTCAGCCGGGCAACCGGCTTCTCGAGATCGGAACGGGGTCGGGATACACGTCAGCGGTCATGGCGCGGCTTTGCGACAAGGTCCTTACTCTCGATCGCTACAAGACGCTGATCCAGCAGGCCCAGTTACGCCACGAGCATCTCGGTCTGACCAACATCGTCGCCAGGCAATCCGATGGGCGCGAAGGAGCGGCGGAAGGTCCGTTCGATCGCATCATCGTCTGGGCTTCGTTCGAGGAACTGCCACGAAAATTCGTCGATCAGCTCACCAGTGGGGGCATCATGATCGCTCCGATCGGGCCGGGGGAGGATGTGCAGACCATGACACATCTGACCAAGGTGGGGAGTCGTTTCGAGAAGGTGGAGCTTGAGACCACGAGGCTCCAGCCACTTGCAGCCGGTGTGGCCGAGGCAATCTGA
- a CDS encoding peptidoglycan DD-metalloendopeptidase family protein has protein sequence MFLGITGHLSRTLARGVAVCVVGGTVVGCGSAANLTDGLVTNSTAQATSYAPANQPYPGDVAHTTRRSAGRPGMKIVRPSLPVGGGGILQNRAVANLPSPSTAQQPVYTAAAARNSTVTSQPLPAPQSVQAQPAPQQVASAASATMPAPAQAAPANIDSRSTGSVATAATTTVASAATRRITVSEGDTLYGLARRFNVPVSALMSANGMSEPRGLMIGQTLVIPGAGAATAPAPAAVASKKPVPEPEQRPQIQAVASVPSKPEPVAKAPAEATASSDQGRYTVVAGDTLYGVARKTGASVDAIKQANGLGDGVIRIGQTLNIPNGSGSVVAANAGVDPVKTATTVKPKEVESDSSAQVAAYTPPKITDDVAKKAESDAQTAALTPQSTGVDRLRWPVRGRVITSYGAGAGGRSSDGVDIAVPQGTSVRAAENGIVIYAGDGLKGFGNTVLVRHENELVTVYGHTSDIRVKRGEKVKRGQEIALSGMSGDADRPKLHFEVRKGTNPVDPMQFLE, from the coding sequence ATGTTTCTGGGCATCACAGGTCATCTAAGCCGCACGCTGGCACGCGGTGTTGCCGTGTGTGTCGTCGGCGGAACCGTTGTCGGTTGCGGCAGCGCGGCTAACCTCACCGATGGTCTGGTCACGAATTCGACCGCACAGGCCACCAGTTATGCACCGGCAAACCAGCCCTATCCGGGTGATGTGGCGCACACCACGCGGCGCAGTGCCGGTCGTCCGGGCATGAAGATTGTCCGGCCAAGTCTTCCTGTCGGAGGTGGTGGTATCCTGCAGAACAGGGCAGTCGCGAATCTTCCAAGTCCCAGCACGGCGCAGCAGCCGGTCTATACGGCAGCAGCAGCCCGGAATTCCACCGTGACCAGCCAGCCGCTTCCAGCACCTCAATCTGTGCAGGCGCAGCCCGCGCCGCAACAGGTTGCTTCGGCAGCATCGGCAACAATGCCTGCGCCCGCACAGGCAGCGCCTGCCAATATCGACAGTCGCTCGACCGGTTCGGTCGCGACTGCCGCAACGACCACCGTAGCCAGTGCCGCAACACGCAGGATTACTGTCTCCGAAGGTGACACGCTCTACGGTCTTGCGCGTCGCTTCAATGTTCCCGTTTCCGCGCTGATGAGCGCCAATGGCATGAGCGAACCGCGCGGGCTGATGATCGGCCAGACGTTAGTGATCCCGGGTGCCGGTGCCGCGACTGCTCCCGCACCAGCTGCGGTTGCTTCAAAAAAGCCCGTGCCGGAACCAGAGCAGCGCCCGCAGATCCAGGCGGTTGCAAGCGTGCCGTCAAAGCCGGAGCCGGTTGCCAAGGCGCCAGCTGAAGCGACGGCATCTTCCGATCAGGGTCGCTATACGGTGGTTGCTGGCGATACGCTCTATGGCGTGGCTCGCAAAACCGGTGCCAGTGTAGACGCAATCAAGCAGGCCAATGGCCTCGGCGACGGCGTCATCCGCATCGGTCAGACACTGAACATTCCAAATGGCAGCGGCAGCGTCGTTGCTGCCAACGCGGGCGTTGACCCGGTCAAGACCGCAACGACGGTGAAGCCGAAGGAAGTGGAGAGCGACAGCTCCGCTCAGGTGGCTGCCTATACGCCGCCCAAGATTACCGACGATGTGGCCAAGAAGGCAGAGAGCGACGCACAGACAGCAGCGCTCACCCCGCAATCCACCGGCGTCGACCGTTTGCGCTGGCCAGTGCGCGGCCGTGTCATCACCAGCTACGGTGCTGGTGCGGGTGGACGTTCAAGCGACGGCGTGGACATCGCCGTGCCTCAGGGCACGTCGGTTCGAGCCGCGGAGAACGGAATTGTCATCTATGCGGGTGACGGCCTGAAGGGCTTCGGCAATACAGTGCTCGTGCGCCACGAGAACGAACTTGTGACCGTATATGGTCACACATCGGATATCCGCGTGAAGCGTGGTGAAAAGGTCAAGCGTGGCCAGGAGATTGCTCTTTCGGGCATGAGTGGCGATGCAGACCGTCCGAAACTGCATTTCGAGGTTCGCAAGGGCACGAATCCTGTCGATCCGATGCAGTTTCTCGAATAG
- a CDS encoding sodium-dependent transporter has translation MVQAREHWSSKMGFILAAAGSAVGLGNIWRFPYVTGENGGGAFLLIYLAIVFTIGLSLLVAELLIGRSTQRDAARAFKESAGGAWPLVGYMGILTAFLILSFYIVIAGWTVAYTVKSLTGTILASGTEEVGAVFTGFISDPIEPVIYTAIFLALTVFVVLGGVASGIERAARYLIPILFIILLVLAARSVTLDGAGEGLSFFLKPDFSKVGWDTFLAALGQAFFSLSLGMGAMITYGSYMRRDDAIVGSAASVATLDALVAVLAGFVVLPAVFAFGAEPSAGPGLTFITLPSIFAQMPFGAFFSALFFFLLAIAALTSAVALFEVVVSYFSAGDPARRKPVTLWVSLASFVLAIPTSLSMGVWSGYTIGGKPLLDALDFFTNNITMPLGGLLIAIFAGWVLRRQVVQELGASGTLVGAWQFVIRFVAPVAIAVILIAGLI, from the coding sequence ATGGTTCAAGCACGTGAACACTGGTCCTCGAAGATGGGGTTCATCCTTGCCGCAGCAGGATCTGCTGTCGGCCTTGGGAATATCTGGCGTTTTCCCTATGTCACCGGCGAGAATGGTGGTGGCGCATTTCTCTTGATCTACCTGGCCATCGTTTTCACGATCGGACTTTCGCTGCTGGTCGCCGAGCTTCTGATCGGCCGCTCAACCCAGCGTGATGCCGCGCGGGCCTTCAAGGAGAGTGCAGGCGGTGCCTGGCCACTGGTGGGCTATATGGGCATTCTCACCGCATTTCTCATCCTGTCCTTCTACATCGTCATCGCCGGCTGGACCGTTGCCTATACGGTGAAGTCACTGACGGGTACGATCCTGGCGAGCGGGACAGAAGAGGTGGGGGCCGTGTTCACCGGCTTTATCTCCGATCCGATCGAGCCGGTGATCTACACGGCGATATTCCTGGCGCTGACCGTCTTCGTTGTTCTTGGTGGCGTTGCCAGCGGTATCGAGCGCGCCGCTCGCTATCTGATACCGATCCTGTTCATCATTCTGCTGGTTCTGGCCGCGCGTTCCGTAACGCTGGACGGTGCGGGCGAGGGGCTTTCCTTCTTCCTGAAGCCGGATTTCTCGAAAGTGGGTTGGGACACGTTTCTTGCCGCACTTGGGCAGGCCTTCTTTTCCCTGTCACTGGGCATGGGCGCGATGATCACCTATGGCTCATATATGCGCCGGGACGATGCGATCGTGGGATCTGCGGCTTCCGTTGCGACACTCGATGCGCTCGTGGCCGTGCTCGCAGGTTTCGTCGTGCTGCCGGCTGTTTTCGCTTTTGGTGCCGAGCCGTCCGCCGGCCCCGGTCTCACCTTCATCACATTGCCATCGATCTTCGCGCAGATGCCCTTCGGCGCATTCTTCTCCGCGTTGTTCTTTTTCCTGCTCGCCATCGCAGCCTTGACCAGCGCGGTCGCGCTGTTTGAGGTCGTGGTTTCATACTTCTCGGCAGGAGATCCTGCGCGGCGCAAGCCGGTGACGCTGTGGGTCAGCCTTGCGAGCTTCGTTCTAGCCATTCCGACCTCGCTCAGCATGGGTGTCTGGTCCGGCTATACGATTGGTGGCAAGCCGCTGCTTGATGCTCTGGACTTCTTCACCAACAACATCACCATGCCACTGGGCGGCCTGCTGATCGCGATCTTCGCTGGTTGGGTGCTGCGACGTCAGGTGGTGCAGGAACTTGGAGCCAGCGGCACGCTGGTCGGTGCATGGCAGTTCGTCATCCGCTTCGTTGCGCCTGTGGCCATCGCGGTGATCCTGATTGCCGGGCTGATCTAG
- a CDS encoding ATP-binding protein, with protein MAQDALTTLNAKLDRLLSIMERMAPPEQAVPDFDRADCFVWQPERAELQPVEHVNRISISLIKGVDRARDLLLENTRRFANGLPANNALLWGARGMGKSSLVKAVHAAVNEDDKVASRLKLIEIHREDIDTLPQLMHHLRQARFAFILFCDDLSFDIDDSSYKSLKAALEGGVEGRPENVIFYATSNRRHLLPRDMIENERSTAINPAEAVEEKVSLSDRFGLWLGFHKCSQDEYLAMLEGYIAFYELPVAQGEWRHDALEWATTRGSRSGRVAWQFIQELAGRLGVRLNS; from the coding sequence ATGGCGCAGGATGCTCTGACCACACTGAACGCAAAGCTGGATCGACTGCTGTCCATCATGGAACGGATGGCACCGCCCGAACAGGCTGTCCCCGACTTCGATCGGGCTGACTGTTTCGTCTGGCAACCGGAGCGCGCCGAACTGCAACCCGTTGAACACGTAAACCGCATTTCCATCAGCCTGATCAAGGGTGTAGACCGTGCGCGCGACCTGCTGCTGGAAAATACCCGCCGTTTCGCGAACGGTCTTCCTGCAAACAATGCACTGCTGTGGGGTGCGCGCGGCATGGGCAAGTCCTCACTCGTGAAGGCCGTTCATGCCGCGGTGAATGAAGACGACAAAGTCGCCTCGCGACTGAAGCTGATCGAGATCCACCGCGAGGATATCGACACACTCCCGCAGCTCATGCACCATCTGCGCCAGGCACGCTTCGCGTTCATCCTGTTCTGCGACGATCTGTCCTTCGACATTGACGACAGCTCGTACAAGTCCCTGAAGGCCGCGCTGGAGGGGGGCGTGGAAGGACGGCCGGAAAACGTGATCTTCTATGCGACCTCCAACCGTCGGCATTTGCTGCCGCGCGACATGATCGAGAACGAACGTTCAACCGCGATCAATCCGGCTGAAGCCGTCGAAGAGAAGGTCTCGCTATCAGATCGCTTTGGTCTCTGGCTTGGCTTCCACAAATGCTCCCAGGATGAATATCTGGCCATGCTCGAAGGCTACATAGCCTTCTATGAATTGCCGGTTGCACAGGGTGAGTGGCGGCACGACGCGCTCGAATGGGCGACCACGAGAGGCAGCCGCTCGGGCCGCGTGGCATGGCAATTCATACAGGAACTTGCCGGGCGTCTCGGGGTCAGACTCAATTCCTGA
- the yajC gene encoding preprotein translocase subunit YajC → MFVTPAYAQTGAGAPDMLVSILPFVLIFVIMYFLIIRPQRTQMKKRQEMLANIRRGDTVVTGGGLVGKVSKVVNDTELEVDLGGGNKVTALRSMIADVRVKGEPAEKAANK, encoded by the coding sequence ATGTTCGTTACACCGGCTTATGCCCAGACTGGCGCAGGCGCACCGGATATGTTGGTCAGCATTCTGCCCTTCGTCCTTATTTTCGTCATCATGTACTTCCTCATCATTCGTCCGCAGCGTACGCAGATGAAGAAGCGCCAGGAGATGCTTGCCAATATCCGCCGCGGTGACACCGTGGTGACGGGTGGCGGCCTGGTTGGCAAGGTTTCCAAGGTGGTCAACGACACCGAGCTCGAAGTCGATCTCGGCGGAGGCAACAAAGTGACGGCTCTTCGCTCCATGATCGCGGATGTGCGTGTGAAGGGCGAGCCGGCCGAGAAAGCCGCCAACAAGTAG
- the secDF gene encoding protein translocase subunit SecDF, with product MLYFPRWQTVLIWLAVALGIAYAAPNILPQTWFSSMPTWAPKQPMTLGLDLQGGSHILLALDRDELTEERLVSARDDVRRSLREERIGYTGLAINGQAVQVRVRDASQLDAAREALSELTQPVSSGVFGSGAVAEFSLSEPEQGILRYSLTEQGIEYRLNSALSQSIEVVSRRVNELGTTEPVIQRQGDDRILVQVPGLQDPERLKEILGQTAKLTFQMVDQSMPAQEAIEGRPPVGTSVMYSTDDPPVPYVIEDRIIVSGENLVDAQASFDQRTNEPVVSFRFDTRGATGFGQATQENVGRLFAIILDGQVISAPQIREPILGGSGQISGNFSVQGANDLAVLLRAGALPATLTVIEERTVGPGLGQDSINAGKIAAMIGAVLVVAFMIIAYGTFGVFAVVALGANIALIIALLSGLGATLTLPGIAGIVLTMGMAVDSNVLVFERIREERANGRSLIQAVDSGFSKALGTIVDANVTTLIAAIILFYLGTGPVRGFAVTLAIGIATTVFTAYTLTRWLVAQWVKRQRPKELPRAPLNLLPGATSIGFMWLRRMTFTLSAIASIAALALFMTLNMNYGIDFKGGSAIEVQARQDVADISDIRSRLSELNLGEVQVQEFGNPKDVLIRVQAQGGGEQAEQTVITKVRDALEADYDFRRVEVVGPTVSGELARAGTIAVLVSLFAILIYIWLRFEWQFAVGAILATTHDVVMTIGFFVITGIEFNLSSIAAILTIVGYSLNDTVVVYDRIRENLRRFKKMPMPQLLDLSMNQTLSRTIMTSVTTLLALIALYAFGGEVIRSFTAAMIFGVLIGTYSSIFVAGPLLILFRLRPTGAAAKDAEENGEEVAVKG from the coding sequence ATGTTATATTTCCCTCGCTGGCAAACGGTTCTTATCTGGCTGGCGGTGGCGCTGGGCATAGCCTATGCCGCGCCCAATATTCTGCCTCAGACCTGGTTCTCCTCAATGCCGACCTGGGCTCCGAAGCAGCCCATGACGCTTGGTCTGGACCTGCAGGGCGGTTCGCATATCCTGCTGGCGCTCGATCGCGACGAATTGACCGAAGAGCGTCTTGTTTCGGCACGTGATGATGTTCGCCGTTCGCTGCGTGAAGAACGCATCGGCTATACCGGCCTTGCCATCAATGGCCAGGCGGTTCAGGTGCGGGTGCGCGATGCCTCCCAGCTCGATGCTGCACGGGAAGCACTTTCCGAACTCACCCAGCCCGTTTCCAGCGGTGTTTTTGGCTCTGGTGCTGTCGCCGAGTTCTCGCTCAGCGAGCCGGAGCAGGGGATCCTGCGCTACTCGCTTACAGAGCAGGGTATCGAGTACAGGCTGAACTCGGCCCTGTCCCAGTCCATCGAAGTGGTCAGCCGCCGCGTGAACGAGCTTGGTACGACCGAGCCCGTCATTCAGCGTCAAGGTGACGACCGCATTCTGGTTCAGGTGCCCGGTCTTCAGGATCCGGAGCGCCTGAAGGAGATTCTCGGCCAGACGGCCAAGCTGACATTCCAGATGGTCGATCAGTCCATGCCTGCGCAGGAGGCCATCGAAGGTCGTCCGCCGGTCGGCACGAGCGTGATGTATTCCACGGATGATCCGCCCGTTCCCTATGTTATCGAAGACCGCATCATCGTTTCGGGTGAAAACCTCGTCGATGCGCAGGCGAGTTTCGACCAACGGACGAACGAGCCGGTCGTTTCCTTCCGTTTCGACACACGAGGGGCAACGGGCTTCGGTCAGGCGACGCAGGAAAATGTCGGTCGCCTCTTTGCCATCATTCTAGACGGGCAGGTGATTTCCGCTCCACAGATTCGAGAGCCTATCCTGGGCGGAAGCGGTCAGATCTCGGGCAATTTCTCGGTTCAGGGCGCAAACGACCTGGCGGTTCTACTGCGCGCAGGCGCGCTTCCCGCTACCCTGACCGTCATCGAGGAACGTACGGTCGGGCCGGGCCTTGGCCAGGACTCGATCAATGCCGGCAAGATTGCCGCAATGATCGGCGCTGTCCTCGTGGTCGCCTTCATGATCATCGCCTATGGTACGTTCGGTGTATTTGCCGTGGTCGCGCTTGGCGCCAATATCGCCTTGATCATCGCCCTGCTTTCGGGCCTTGGCGCTACGCTTACCCTGCCTGGTATCGCCGGCATCGTGCTCACCATGGGCATGGCGGTGGATTCCAACGTGCTTGTGTTCGAGCGTATCAGGGAGGAACGCGCTAATGGGCGCTCGCTGATCCAGGCGGTCGATTCCGGCTTTTCCAAAGCGCTTGGCACCATCGTTGACGCCAATGTCACCACCCTTATCGCGGCTATCATCCTTTTCTATCTGGGTACCGGTCCCGTACGCGGCTTCGCCGTGACGCTGGCAATCGGTATCGCAACGACGGTGTTCACGGCCTATACGCTCACGCGCTGGCTCGTTGCTCAGTGGGTGAAGCGGCAGCGTCCGAAGGAGTTGCCGCGCGCACCGCTCAACCTGCTCCCCGGGGCGACTTCCATCGGTTTCATGTGGCTGCGCCGCATGACCTTCACATTGTCGGCCATTGCGTCCATAGCAGCGCTCGCGCTCTTCATGACGCTGAACATGAACTATGGCATCGACTTCAAGGGCGGTTCGGCCATCGAGGTGCAGGCGAGGCAGGATGTCGCCGATATTTCGGACATCCGCTCACGCCTGTCCGAACTCAATCTTGGAGAGGTGCAAGTTCAGGAATTCGGCAATCCGAAGGACGTTCTGATCCGCGTCCAGGCACAGGGCGGTGGCGAGCAGGCTGAACAGACAGTCATCACCAAAGTCCGCGATGCGCTGGAAGCCGACTACGACTTCCGCCGTGTCGAAGTGGTTGGCCCGACGGTTTCGGGTGAACTCGCGCGGGCCGGCACCATCGCGGTTCTTGTCTCGCTTTTTGCGATCCTGATCTATATCTGGCTGCGTTTCGAGTGGCAGTTCGCGGTGGGTGCGATCCTTGCCACCACCCACGACGTGGTGATGACGATCGGCTTCTTCGTGATCACCGGCATCGAGTTCAACCTGTCGAGTATCGCCGCGATCCTGACCATTGTCGGTTACTCGCTGAACGATACTGTGGTGGTCTACGACCGCATTCGTGAAAATCTGCGCCGCTTCAAGAAGATGCCGATGCCGCAACTTCTCGATCTGTCGATGAACCAGACGCTGTCGCGTACGATCATGACCTCGGTCACGACACTTCTGGCTCTGATCGCACTCTATGCGTTCGGTGGCGAAGTCATCCGCTCCTTCACGGCTGCCATGATCTTCGGTGTGCTTATCGGCACCTATTCCTCGATCTTCGTCGCTGGTCCTCTTCTCATCCTGTTCCGTCTGCGTCCAACGGGCGCAGCAGCAAAGGATGCGGAGGAGAATGGTGAGGAGGTCGCGGTCAAGGGATGA
- a CDS encoding Mth938-like domain-containing protein has translation MSGGIEMREAHFPGKAPIEAYGNGGFRFADMSHRGSLLCLPSGIHGWKATDARSLDLGDFQSVLAEAEEIDILLVGTGRDLLHLPQGLRDALREKGIAVETMATGAAVRTYNVLLAEERAVAAALIAVD, from the coding sequence ATGAGTGGCGGTATCGAAATGCGAGAGGCGCATTTCCCCGGGAAAGCGCCTATCGAAGCCTATGGCAATGGCGGCTTCCGCTTCGCCGATATGAGCCATCGCGGCTCGCTGCTCTGCCTGCCATCGGGTATACATGGCTGGAAGGCCACGGATGCGAGATCGCTGGACCTTGGCGATTTCCAGTCGGTCCTGGCCGAGGCTGAGGAGATTGACATTCTGCTGGTGGGTACAGGGCGCGATCTCTTGCACCTGCCACAAGGCTTGCGTGACGCCTTGCGCGAAAAGGGCATAGCGGTGGAGACAATGGCGACTGGTGCTGCGGTGCGCACATACAACGTCTTGCTCGCCGAGGAACGGGCGGTCGCTGCTGCGCTGATCGCGGTCGATTGA
- a CDS encoding phytoene/squalene synthase family protein, producing the protein MEAHFLHAMEQVRAADPERYLSTLYAPEDKRPALYALYAFNTEIGSVRDKVSEPMPGEIRLQWWRDVIADDTEAQAGGNPLAEALLATIKRHELPRQPFLNMLDARVTDLYDDAIPSRNDLEGYLGETRSALIQLASLCLDPRIAGEHAQLAGHAGCAQGVSEIIRKLPLLSRRGQSFIPADIRAAAGAGEVALHDPAQAAAAERVLAALIALGRQHFSTFRRDSASLPQSLRAAYLPLASTGAVFSRAERLGAKAFQEPVRISVLAHHIHLLRNALGGW; encoded by the coding sequence ATGGAAGCCCATTTTCTCCATGCCATGGAGCAGGTGCGGGCAGCAGACCCCGAACGCTATCTGAGCACACTCTATGCGCCTGAAGACAAGCGGCCTGCGCTTTACGCGCTATATGCTTTCAACACCGAAATAGGGTCTGTGCGCGACAAGGTCAGTGAACCGATGCCAGGCGAGATCCGCCTGCAGTGGTGGCGCGATGTCATCGCGGATGACACTGAAGCACAGGCAGGCGGTAACCCCCTGGCCGAAGCATTGCTGGCAACGATCAAGCGGCATGAACTTCCTCGCCAGCCGTTTCTGAACATGTTGGATGCGCGCGTTACCGACCTCTATGACGATGCCATTCCTTCTCGCAACGATCTTGAAGGTTATCTGGGCGAGACGCGCTCCGCTCTTATCCAGCTTGCATCTTTGTGTCTGGATCCGCGAATTGCGGGGGAGCATGCCCAACTGGCGGGCCATGCGGGCTGCGCACAAGGCGTGAGCGAGATCATCCGCAAACTGCCGCTACTGTCCCGCCGTGGTCAGAGCTTTATCCCCGCGGACATCCGTGCTGCGGCTGGAGCGGGAGAGGTCGCACTGCACGACCCGGCACAGGCAGCTGCGGCTGAACGCGTATTGGCTGCACTGATCGCGTTGGGTCGTCAGCATTTCTCGACATTCCGCCGCGACAGCGCTTCCCTGCCACAAAGCCTGCGCGCAGCCTATCTGCCACTTGCAAGCACGGGTGCTGTCTTTTCGCGCGCCGAACGGTTGGGCGCGAAAGCATTTCAGGAACCGGTTCGCATCTCCGTTTTGGCGCATCACATCCATTTGTTGCGGAACGCTTTGGGCGGGTGGTAG
- a CDS encoding DUF4153 domain-containing protein has translation MTIWAEEIASTGWKSVLREMQDGIGKALSRFPVPIAFLSMATISAFMEIADASFALPWRGPNELMAAFLGAAAAALVCTLVTEAHQIKRSFGYLSGLLFGLLLGALLLDPAYLWVQEWSLVAALAGLILVAPFTLRGNSSQFWMFSLRVAFSVMLMVLALLLFAGGTSATLATLSFLFGFDIDQGVYQYVWAFTGLLAAPVFGLGQLPRNFDHEPRLSQIGAMDRGMRALGDFVAAPLLILYAAILHLYAAKIVLTGELPAGQIGWLVLTYGFCLFGTLLVINPFLDLARAPTRFVLRFWPAFLVVPLILLALALWVRVAAFGFTPDRYMVMLFGGVSATVVALQLVPTLRGDIRLILALPVAALFLASFGPQGARAVSVASQEDRFRNAIANEQLTQEQELQALASLRYLSGQGALQRVTPVAAEGEVLPDGYEQVARAYGLDPELRYPERERLVLRRSETLLAEDLGEYLGSEGYGFDIFLPQLSLRQDYPVDVALPSGKNIRVSLAEDSILLETENNSARFHVAEQDVAALEDRDSRVLRLIGEDEEREMLVIPAFAFVSADGRLQTFETLVFLRGQDWD, from the coding sequence ATGACGATATGGGCTGAAGAAATCGCCTCCACGGGCTGGAAATCGGTGCTGCGCGAAATGCAGGACGGTATCGGCAAGGCTCTGTCGCGGTTTCCCGTGCCCATAGCTTTCCTGAGTATGGCGACGATCAGCGCGTTCATGGAGATCGCGGACGCATCTTTCGCTCTTCCCTGGCGCGGACCCAATGAACTGATGGCCGCTTTCCTCGGCGCTGCCGCTGCTGCACTGGTGTGCACATTGGTGACTGAGGCTCATCAGATCAAAAGAAGCTTTGGTTATCTGAGCGGCCTGCTGTTTGGATTGCTTCTGGGAGCGCTCCTGCTCGATCCAGCCTATCTCTGGGTGCAGGAGTGGTCTCTCGTGGCTGCGCTTGCAGGCTTGATTCTGGTTGCCCCTTTCACTCTGCGGGGAAACAGCAGCCAGTTTTGGATGTTTAGCCTGCGGGTAGCCTTCTCGGTTATGCTGATGGTGCTGGCCTTGCTTCTTTTTGCCGGAGGGACTTCGGCGACGCTTGCGACACTAAGCTTCCTGTTCGGGTTCGATATTGATCAGGGCGTCTATCAGTATGTATGGGCCTTCACGGGCCTGCTGGCCGCACCGGTCTTCGGACTGGGACAACTTCCTCGAAATTTCGACCACGAGCCGCGGCTGAGCCAGATCGGTGCGATGGATCGCGGCATGCGGGCGCTCGGTGACTTCGTGGCTGCGCCATTGCTGATACTCTATGCGGCTATCCTGCATCTCTATGCCGCAAAGATCGTGCTGACGGGCGAATTGCCTGCAGGCCAGATCGGCTGGCTGGTTCTCACCTACGGCTTCTGCCTCTTCGGCACCTTGCTGGTGATCAACCCGTTTCTGGATCTGGCGCGCGCGCCTACGCGGTTCGTTCTTCGCTTCTGGCCTGCGTTTCTCGTGGTGCCCCTCATTCTATTAGCGCTGGCTCTTTGGGTCCGTGTAGCCGCGTTCGGATTTACGCCAGACCGCTATATGGTGATGCTTTTTGGTGGAGTGAGCGCAACGGTGGTTGCTCTTCAACTCGTTCCAACCCTGCGTGGCGACATACGCCTGATCCTTGCATTGCCCGTAGCGGCATTATTCCTTGCCAGTTTCGGGCCACAGGGCGCGCGCGCGGTTTCCGTCGCAAGCCAGGAGGATCGATTCCGAAACGCGATTGCGAATGAGCAGCTTACGCAAGAGCAAGAGCTTCAAGCCTTGGCCTCGTTGCGATATCTGTCTGGTCAGGGTGCGCTTCAACGGGTGACTCCGGTGGCTGCCGAAGGCGAAGTGCTGCCGGATGGCTACGAACAGGTCGCCCGGGCCTACGGCCTTGATCCCGAACTTCGCTATCCCGAACGCGAAAGACTTGTCCTGCGCCGAAGCGAAACGCTTTTGGCGGAAGATCTCGGCGAATATCTGGGAAGCGAGGGATACGGTTTCGACATTTTCCTGCCTCAGCTTTCACTGAGGCAGGATTATCCGGTGGATGTTGCGCTGCCGAGCGGGAAGAACATACGCGTCTCGCTGGCGGAAGACTCGATCCTGCTTGAAACGGAGAACAATTCAGCTCGATTTCATGTTGCGGAACAGGATGTTGCCGCACTTGAAGATCGCGATTCGCGGGTGCTCCGCTTGATTGGCGAGGATGAGGAGCGTGAAATGCTCGTCATCCCTGCATTCGCGTTCGTATCGGCTGATGGAAGGTTACAAACTTTCGAGACGCTTGTGTTCCTGCGCGGGCAGGATTGGGATTGA